The Bradyrhizobium ottawaense genome window below encodes:
- the recF gene encoding DNA replication/repair protein RecF (All proteins in this family for which functions are known are DNA-binding proteins that assist the filamentation of RecA onto DNA for the initiation of recombination or recombinational repair.) — protein MTPSRIHRLTLTHFRNYRAAGLETAADMVALVGPNGAGKTNCIEAISFLSPGRGLRRATLEDVADNQGDGSWAVSAQVEGALGLATLGTGIDAPRSDAAVSRRCRIDREPVGSATAFGDHIRMVWLTPAMDGLFMGAGSERRRFFDRLVLAIDNEHSSRINALERSLRSRNRLLETRNYDDHWCDAIERETAELAVAVAATRGQTAARLTGMLNARAQASAFPSAQIALDGWMENALLTETATSVEDRYRQILRDNRPRDAIAGRTTDGPHLTDLQVIYAPKSMPARDASTGEQKALLIGLVLAHASLVAEMTGIVPLLLLDEVVAHLDPNRRAALFDELRKLGAQVWLTGADPAAFAEIGAGGEVFDVESGQVSSRR, from the coding sequence ATGACCCCCTCCCGCATTCATCGCCTGACGCTGACGCATTTTCGCAATTATCGGGCGGCGGGGCTCGAGACGGCGGCTGACATGGTGGCGCTGGTCGGGCCGAACGGGGCGGGCAAGACCAATTGCATCGAGGCGATCTCGTTTCTGTCGCCGGGCCGGGGCTTGCGGCGGGCGACGCTGGAAGACGTCGCCGACAACCAGGGCGACGGATCCTGGGCCGTCTCCGCGCAGGTCGAGGGCGCGCTGGGGCTGGCCACGCTCGGCACTGGCATTGATGCACCGCGCTCTGACGCCGCCGTAAGCCGGCGCTGCCGCATCGACCGCGAGCCGGTGGGGTCCGCGACGGCCTTCGGCGACCATATCCGCATGGTGTGGCTGACGCCGGCCATGGACGGGCTGTTCATGGGCGCAGGCTCGGAACGGCGGCGCTTCTTCGACCGCCTGGTGCTGGCGATCGACAACGAGCATTCCAGCCGCATCAACGCGCTGGAACGGTCGCTGCGCTCGCGCAACCGCCTGCTCGAAACTCGCAATTACGACGACCATTGGTGCGACGCGATCGAGCGCGAAACCGCGGAGCTTGCGGTCGCGGTCGCGGCAACGCGCGGCCAGACCGCGGCAAGGCTCACCGGCATGCTGAATGCACGCGCGCAGGCCTCCGCCTTTCCCTCGGCGCAGATCGCGCTCGACGGCTGGATGGAGAACGCGCTGCTGACCGAGACGGCGACGTCGGTCGAGGACCGCTACCGCCAGATCCTGCGCGACAACCGGCCGCGCGATGCCATCGCCGGCCGCACCACCGACGGCCCGCATCTCACCGATCTGCAGGTGATCTATGCGCCGAAAAGCATGCCCGCGCGTGATGCGTCCACGGGCGAGCAGAAGGCGCTGCTGATCGGCCTCGTGCTCGCGCATGCGAGTCTGGTCGCCGAGATGACCGGCATCGTGCCGCTGCTGCTGCTCGATGAGGTCGTCGCCCATCTCGATCCGAACCGCCGCGCCGCGCTGTTCGACGAGCTGCGCAAACTCGGCGCGCAGGTGTGGCTGACCGGCGCGGATCCGGCCGCCTTCGCCGAGATCGGCGCTGGAGGCGAAGTCTTCGACGTCGAGAGCGGACAGGTCTCGTCGCGACGCTAG
- the dnaN gene encoding DNA polymerase III subunit beta, with product MKVTVERAQLLKSLGHVHRVVERRNTIPILGNVLVRAENAKLSLKATDLDLEVTETLPAETATAGSTTVPAHMFYDIVRKLPDGSQIVLEADGDRAVLAIRAGRSRFTLQTLPENDFPDLAAGDMSHSFSLAAKDVKRLIDRTQFAISTEETRYYLNGIYLHAAGTPKAATLRGVATDGHRLAQLDLVQPKGAEGMPGVIVPRKTVGEVQRLIEDTDAEMTIELSQAKIRFTIGNVVLTSKLIDGTFPDYGRVIPQGNDKELVVDKKDFENAVDRVSTISSERGRAVKLSLSPGKLVLSVTNPDSGSATEELEVEYASDALDIGFNSRYLLDIAAQIEGDVATLRLADPGSPTLVQDRDDKSALYVLMPMRV from the coding sequence ATGAAGGTTACGGTCGAACGCGCGCAACTCCTGAAGTCACTGGGCCACGTCCACCGCGTGGTCGAGCGCCGCAACACGATTCCGATCCTCGGCAACGTGCTGGTCCGGGCCGAAAACGCCAAATTGTCGCTGAAGGCGACCGACCTCGATCTCGAGGTGACGGAGACGCTGCCGGCGGAAACCGCGACCGCGGGCTCCACCACCGTGCCAGCGCACATGTTCTACGACATCGTGCGCAAGCTGCCCGACGGCTCGCAGATCGTGCTGGAAGCCGACGGCGACCGCGCGGTGCTGGCGATCCGCGCCGGCCGCTCGCGCTTCACGCTGCAGACCCTGCCGGAGAATGATTTCCCGGATCTGGCCGCCGGCGACATGTCGCACTCCTTCTCGCTCGCCGCCAAGGACGTCAAGCGGCTGATCGACCGCACCCAGTTCGCGATCTCCACCGAGGAGACCCGCTATTATCTCAACGGCATCTACCTGCACGCCGCCGGCACGCCCAAGGCCGCTACCTTACGCGGCGTCGCCACCGATGGCCACCGCCTCGCCCAGCTCGATTTGGTGCAGCCGAAGGGCGCCGAGGGCATGCCCGGCGTGATCGTGCCGCGCAAGACCGTCGGCGAGGTGCAGCGCCTGATCGAGGATACCGACGCCGAGATGACGATCGAGCTGTCGCAGGCAAAAATCCGCTTTACGATCGGGAACGTCGTGCTGACCTCGAAACTGATCGACGGCACCTTCCCCGACTACGGCCGCGTCATCCCGCAGGGCAACGACAAAGAGCTCGTCGTCGACAAGAAGGACTTTGAGAACGCGGTCGACCGCGTCTCGACGATCTCCAGCGAGCGCGGCCGGGCGGTGAAGCTGTCGCTGTCGCCGGGCAAGCTGGTGCTGTCGGTGACCAATCCGGATTCCGGCAGCGCGACCGAAGAGCTCGAGGTCGAATACGCCTCCGACGCCCTCGATATCGGCTTCAACTCCCGCTATTTGCTCGACATCGCAGCCCAGATCGAAGGCGACGTCGCAACGCTCAGGCTTGCCGATCCGGGCTCGCCCACCCTGGTCCAAGACCGCGACGACAAAAGCGCATTGTACGTGCTGATGCCGATGCGGGTGTGA
- the dnaA gene encoding chromosomal replication initiator protein DnaA produces MTMEQDRWSRVKGRLRSTVGEDVYTSWFARMDLEGVQDESVRLSVPTRFLKSWIQAHYAERVLSCWQAEMPEVHRIDLTVRSAVRPVIQPKEAPAPVETRRTPTPELRSTATAPVSANHDALGGSPLDPRLTFASFVVGRSNTLAHAAARQVAEGRRGDPVMFNPLYIHAGVGLGKTHLLQAVTWAGNSGNERKVLYLTAEKFMYGFVAALKTQTALAFKEALRGIDVLVIDDLQFLQGKSTQAEFCHTLNALIDAGRQVVIAADRPPSDLESLDDRVRSRLAGGLVVEMGSLGEELRHGILKSRVAAARAHHATFEVPEEVLHYLARTITHNGRDLEGAINRLLAHSKLNNRPVTLEMAEHEVRDLVRPQEPKRIKIEDIQRVVARQYNVSRSDLLSSRRTANVVRPRQVAMYLAKTLTLRSLPEIGRRFGGRDHTTVLHAVRKIEALVSKDTALSEEVESLKRQLQE; encoded by the coding sequence ATGACAATGGAACAGGATCGCTGGTCACGCGTGAAGGGTCGGCTGCGCTCGACCGTCGGCGAAGACGTTTACACGAGCTGGTTTGCGCGCATGGATCTGGAAGGCGTGCAGGACGAGAGCGTGCGCCTCTCGGTGCCGACCCGGTTCCTGAAGAGCTGGATTCAGGCTCATTATGCCGAGCGCGTGTTGTCGTGCTGGCAGGCCGAGATGCCCGAAGTGCATCGCATCGACCTCACGGTGCGTTCGGCCGTGCGCCCGGTGATACAGCCGAAGGAAGCCCCCGCGCCGGTCGAGACGCGACGCACGCCCACACCGGAGCTGCGCTCGACCGCGACCGCGCCGGTGTCGGCCAATCACGATGCGCTCGGCGGCTCGCCGCTCGATCCGCGCCTGACTTTCGCGAGCTTCGTCGTCGGCCGTTCCAACACGCTGGCGCATGCAGCCGCGCGTCAGGTCGCCGAAGGTCGCCGCGGCGACCCCGTGATGTTCAACCCGCTCTACATCCATGCCGGCGTCGGCCTCGGCAAGACGCATCTGCTCCAAGCGGTGACCTGGGCCGGCAATTCCGGTAACGAGCGCAAGGTGCTGTACCTGACGGCAGAGAAATTCATGTACGGCTTCGTCGCCGCGCTGAAGACGCAGACGGCGCTGGCCTTCAAGGAAGCGCTACGCGGCATCGACGTGCTGGTGATCGACGATCTGCAGTTCCTGCAGGGCAAGTCGACCCAGGCCGAGTTCTGTCACACGCTGAACGCGCTGATCGATGCCGGCCGCCAGGTCGTGATCGCCGCCGACCGGCCGCCGTCCGATCTCGAAAGCCTCGATGACCGCGTCCGCTCGCGGCTCGCCGGCGGCCTCGTGGTCGAGATGGGCTCGCTCGGCGAAGAGCTGCGTCACGGCATCCTCAAGTCGCGCGTCGCCGCGGCCCGCGCCCATCATGCGACCTTCGAGGTACCGGAGGAGGTGCTGCATTATCTGGCGCGCACCATCACCCATAACGGCCGCGACCTCGAAGGCGCGATCAACCGCCTGCTGGCGCACTCGAAGCTCAACAACCGGCCGGTGACGCTGGAGATGGCGGAGCACGAGGTGCGCGACCTGGTCCGGCCGCAGGAGCCCAAGCGGATCAAGATCGAGGACATCCAGCGCGTGGTGGCGCGGCAGTATAATGTCAGCCGCTCCGACCTGCTCTCCTCGCGCCGCACCGCCAACGTGGTGCGCCCGCGCCAGGTGGCGATGTATCTCGCCAAGACGCTGACCCTGCGCTCACTCCCCGAGATCGGCCGCCGCTTCGGCGGGCGCGACCACACCACGGTGCTGCACGCCGTGCGCAAGATCGAGGCCCTGGTCTCCAAGGACACCGCGCTGTCCGAGGAAGTGGAGTCGCTGAAGCGCCAGCTTCAGGAATAA
- a CDS encoding endonuclease domain-containing protein: MPQEPSHRPVAKRLRQFAKNMRHEPTDAETAMWRLLRDRRLSTFKFRRQVPFKNYILDFVCFEKRLVIEIDGSQHSESQRDATREATLAAEGFWTLRYWNNDVLQQPASVLEDILAKLAGR; the protein is encoded by the coding sequence GTGCCGCAGGAGCCATCCCATCGGCCAGTCGCCAAGCGTCTCCGCCAATTCGCGAAGAACATGCGGCACGAACCAACCGATGCTGAAACCGCAATGTGGCGCTTGCTGAGGGATCGTCGGCTCTCCACTTTCAAGTTTCGCCGACAGGTACCGTTCAAAAACTACATTCTCGATTTCGTCTGCTTCGAGAAGCGCCTCGTGATCGAGATCGACGGAAGCCAACACTCGGAATCGCAGCGAGACGCGACGCGTGAGGCGACGCTTGCTGCCGAAGGGTTTTGGACATTGCGCTACTGGAACAACGACGTGCTACAGCAGCCCGCTTCTGTATTGGAGGATATCCTTGCAAAGCTTGCCGGGCGGTAA
- a CDS encoding septal ring lytic transglycosylase RlpA family protein gives MMLFRSSVAICGALVALAFSVAVARSETRGDHSSDVVDAASGDAIVGAASTYNPFKPGKEEGGPKTATGERYDPSAWTAAIKTSLRRKFGGVQFGARPKYALVEAVGKKVIVKINDVGPLRPGRIIDLNERTMRHFDPSMDLGVIPDVRVSPLAGDNWTPGPVG, from the coding sequence ATGATGCTATTCCGCTCGAGCGTCGCAATTTGCGGCGCCCTGGTTGCGCTCGCCTTCTCTGTTGCCGTTGCTCGAAGTGAAACACGTGGGGATCACTCAAGTGACGTCGTCGATGCCGCCTCCGGCGATGCGATCGTTGGCGCGGCGTCCACGTACAATCCGTTCAAGCCCGGCAAGGAGGAGGGCGGTCCGAAGACAGCCACCGGCGAGCGTTATGATCCCTCTGCCTGGACGGCTGCCATCAAGACGAGCTTGCGTCGCAAATTCGGCGGGGTTCAATTTGGCGCGAGGCCGAAATATGCCCTCGTCGAAGCCGTGGGCAAGAAGGTCATCGTCAAGATAAATGACGTGGGGCCACTGAGACCTGGCCGCATCATTGACCTCAATGAGCGGACGATGCGCCATTTCGATCCAAGCATGGACCTCGGGGTCATTCCCGATGTGAGAGTTAGTCCGCTTGCAGGGGACAATTGGACCCCGGGGCCGGTGGGCTGA
- the murA gene encoding UDP-N-acetylglucosamine 1-carboxyvinyltransferase has protein sequence MAPIQYIVEGGHRLSGSIEPSGNKNSALPIIAAALLTEHPVTLENVPRIRDTETLVELIRSVGAAAEWTGRNTLHIHAKSIRAADLDPELCVRIRASILLAGPLLARCGEVMLPPPGGDVIGRRRLDTHVLALEQLGAKVTATDRLEFRAPKLAGADVFLDEPSVTATENALVAAVAADGVTHLRNAASEPHVQDLANFLVALGAKIEGIGTNTMIIHGPATLGEATYRIQPDHIEVGSLIGLAAVTRSPLRITRAGVEHLRSIRMGFERLGIVCRVEGDDLIVPSNQTLKIQDDFGGHVPKLEDQPWPAFPADLMSIAIVTATQCEGVILMFEKMFESRMFFVDKLIAMGARIVLCDPHRAIIAGPSRLHGATMTSPDIRAGMAMLLAAVCAQGTSTINNADQIERGYERIEERLNALGAKIKRVPERKG, from the coding sequence GTGGCGCCCATCCAATATATCGTCGAGGGCGGTCACCGGCTCTCGGGCTCGATCGAGCCATCCGGCAACAAGAATTCAGCGCTGCCGATCATCGCCGCCGCCCTGCTCACCGAGCATCCGGTGACGCTGGAGAACGTGCCGCGGATCCGCGACACCGAGACGCTGGTCGAACTGATCCGCTCGGTCGGCGCGGCGGCGGAATGGACCGGGCGCAACACGCTTCACATCCATGCCAAGAGCATCCGCGCCGCCGATCTCGACCCTGAGCTCTGCGTGCGCATCCGCGCCTCGATCCTGCTCGCCGGCCCCCTGCTCGCGCGCTGCGGCGAGGTGATGCTGCCGCCGCCCGGCGGCGACGTCATCGGCCGCCGCCGGCTGGACACCCATGTGCTGGCGCTGGAGCAGTTGGGCGCCAAGGTCACCGCGACCGACCGGCTCGAATTCCGCGCGCCCAAGCTTGCCGGCGCGGACGTGTTCCTGGACGAGCCGAGCGTCACCGCGACGGAGAACGCGCTGGTGGCGGCGGTCGCCGCCGACGGCGTCACCCATTTGCGCAACGCGGCCTCCGAGCCCCATGTGCAGGACCTCGCCAATTTCCTGGTCGCGCTTGGCGCGAAGATCGAGGGCATCGGCACCAACACCATGATCATTCATGGGCCGGCAACGCTGGGAGAAGCGACCTATCGGATCCAGCCCGACCATATCGAGGTCGGCTCGCTGATCGGGCTTGCCGCCGTGACGCGCTCGCCGCTTCGCATCACGCGCGCCGGCGTCGAGCATCTGCGCTCGATCCGCATGGGTTTCGAGCGGCTCGGCATCGTCTGCCGGGTCGAGGGCGACGACCTGATCGTGCCGTCGAACCAGACACTGAAGATCCAGGACGATTTCGGCGGCCACGTGCCGAAGCTGGAGGACCAGCCCTGGCCGGCCTTTCCGGCCGACCTGATGTCGATCGCGATCGTCACCGCCACGCAATGCGAGGGCGTGATCCTGATGTTCGAGAAGATGTTCGAATCCAGGATGTTCTTCGTCGACAAGCTGATCGCGATGGGCGCGCGCATCGTGCTGTGCGACCCGCACCGCGCCATCATCGCAGGGCCCAGCCGCCTGCACGGCGCGACCATGACCTCACCCGACATCCGCGCCGGCATGGCGATGCTGCTGGCCGCCGTGTGCGCCCAGGGCACCTCTACCATCAACAACGCCGACCAGATCGAGCGCGGCTACGAGCGCATCGAGGAACGGCTGAACGCGCTGGGCGCAAAGATCAAGCGCGTGCCGGAGCGGAAGGGCTGA
- a CDS encoding DUF2867 domain-containing protein, translated as MNGAVREVTPEVDANTLLAGAQFVDAFRVEIGAATVNAREACTRMVLHGPRWIDVLLRLRNILVTPFGLKTSGEGAPAPHGLIGLFPVVDETPERLVAGFDDYHLDFRIVVDVAGDAAGRQVTSTTLVRTHNLLGRTYLTLIMPFHKLVVRSMMTGIMEPAR; from the coding sequence ATGAACGGAGCCGTCCGCGAAGTCACGCCTGAGGTCGATGCCAACACGCTGCTGGCAGGCGCGCAATTCGTCGACGCGTTTCGCGTCGAGATCGGCGCAGCGACGGTGAATGCCCGCGAGGCCTGCACCCGGATGGTGCTGCACGGGCCGCGCTGGATCGACGTGCTGCTGCGCCTGCGCAACATTCTTGTGACGCCGTTCGGGCTGAAGACGTCGGGCGAAGGCGCACCGGCGCCGCACGGATTGATCGGCCTCTTTCCGGTGGTCGACGAAACGCCGGAGCGGCTGGTCGCGGGTTTCGACGATTATCATCTCGACTTCCGCATCGTCGTCGACGTAGCCGGCGACGCCGCGGGCCGACAGGTCACATCGACCACGCTGGTGCGGACACACAATCTGCTTGGCCGGACCTACCTCACGCTCATCATGCCCTTCCACAAGCTCGTGGTTCGCAGCATGATGACAGGGATCATGGAGCCGGCGCGATGA
- a CDS encoding MATE family efflux transporter — MLDTVQHHSQPQAGVPQNHLAEEFVETLRLAVPMMLTQLGQIAMITTDLALIGRLGEDAVAAAALAHTVYFVSFTFGLGLMAAVSPLAAQAFGAGDVRLIRRSLRVGLWVALLISLPMMASPLYGERILLALGQAPQSAALAQRYLNGLAWGIAPALGFIALRSMMSAVNRPQPPLWITLAAIPVNAALVYALIHGLFGLPELGLFGAGLATTIVNLGTFVAVLAIAGLHKPFSDYRPLARLWRIDWPLMRQLIAIGAPISFSLLLEYGLFSSAALLMGLISTAAIAAHQIALQITAVLFMVPLGIGMAATVRVGHAFGRGEPAAVKRAGLVAALLGMALVSALTIAIILGRYQLGRLFFGSGEASAATIELTATLLLVGATFFIADGLQTIMGGALRGINDTRMTLLFAAIGYWGIAFPIAWVLAFNAGLGAVGVWVGFSLGTFVYAGLLILRFRMLTRRLAG, encoded by the coding sequence ATGCTCGACACCGTCCAACATCATTCGCAGCCGCAAGCCGGCGTGCCGCAGAACCATCTCGCCGAAGAGTTCGTCGAGACGCTGCGGCTGGCCGTGCCGATGATGCTGACGCAGCTCGGGCAGATCGCGATGATCACGACCGATCTCGCGCTGATCGGGCGGCTTGGCGAGGATGCGGTGGCCGCGGCGGCGCTGGCGCACACCGTCTATTTCGTTAGCTTCACCTTCGGGCTCGGATTGATGGCTGCGGTGTCGCCGCTGGCGGCGCAGGCGTTTGGCGCCGGAGATGTCAGGCTGATCCGCCGCTCCTTGCGCGTCGGCCTGTGGGTCGCGCTGCTGATCTCGCTGCCGATGATGGCCTCGCCGCTCTATGGCGAGCGGATCCTGCTCGCGCTCGGACAGGCGCCGCAGTCGGCCGCGCTGGCCCAGCGCTATCTCAACGGCCTGGCCTGGGGCATCGCGCCGGCGCTCGGCTTCATCGCGTTGCGCAGCATGATGAGCGCGGTGAACCGGCCGCAGCCGCCGCTCTGGATCACGCTCGCGGCGATCCCGGTCAATGCCGCGCTGGTCTATGCGCTGATCCACGGCCTGTTCGGCCTGCCGGAGCTCGGCCTGTTCGGCGCCGGACTTGCGACCACGATCGTCAACCTCGGCACGTTCGTCGCCGTGCTCGCGATCGCAGGGCTGCACAAGCCGTTTTCGGACTACCGCCCGCTTGCCCGCCTGTGGCGGATCGATTGGCCGCTGATGCGTCAGCTGATCGCGATCGGCGCACCGATCTCGTTTTCGCTGCTGCTGGAATATGGCCTGTTCTCCTCGGCAGCGCTGCTGATGGGGTTGATCTCGACCGCCGCGATTGCCGCGCATCAGATCGCGCTGCAGATCACCGCCGTGCTGTTCATGGTGCCGCTCGGCATCGGCATGGCGGCCACCGTGCGGGTCGGCCACGCCTTCGGCCGCGGCGAGCCGGCGGCGGTGAAGCGCGCCGGGCTCGTCGCCGCCTTGCTCGGCATGGCGTTGGTCTCCGCCCTGACGATCGCCATCATCCTCGGCCGCTACCAGTTGGGCCGGCTGTTCTTCGGCAGCGGTGAGGCGAGCGCGGCCACCATCGAGCTGACCGCGACGCTGCTGCTGGTCGGCGCCACCTTCTTCATCGCCGATGGTCTGCAGACCATCATGGGTGGCGCGCTACGCGGCATCAACGATACGAGAATGACACTGCTGTTCGCGGCAATCGGCTATTGGGGAATCGCCTTTCCCATCGCCTGGGTGCTGGCCTTCAACGCGGGGCTCGGCGCGGTCGGTGTCTGGGTCGGATTTTCGCTCGGGACATTCGTCTATGCCGGGCTCTTGATCTTGCGCTTCCGGATGCTGACGCGCAGACTGGCGGGATGA
- the gyrB gene encoding DNA topoisomerase (ATP-hydrolyzing) subunit B, protein MTEPARQTPAENEPSNPSDYGAESIRVLKGLDAVRKRPGMYIGDTDDGSGLHHMVYEVVDNAIDEALAGHATRVDVVLNADNSVTVRDDGRGIPVDIHKGEGISAAEVIMTQLHAGGKFDQNSYKVSGGLHGVGVSVVNALSSKLGLRIWRDNKEHYIEFAHGDAVAPLVVVGDAPGKRGTEVTFLASGETFKNIEYDFATLEHRLRELAFLNSGVNIALSDMRHAVEKREEMHYSGGVEEFVKYLDRNKKAIVPAPIMVRAEANGIGVEAALWWNDSYHENVLCFTNNIPQRDGGTHLAGFRGALTRQVNGYAEANAKKEKIALTGDDCREGLTAVLSVKVPDPKFSSQTKDKLVSSEVRPVVENVLNEALQAWFEEHPSEAKMIVGKVIQAAAAREAARKARELTRKSPLSVSSLPGKLADCQEKDPAKSELFIVEGDSAGGSAKQGRNREFQAVLPLRGKILNVERVRPDKMLSSEQIGTLITALGTGISDEFSIEKLRYHKIIVMTDADVDGAHIRTLLLTFFYRQMRDIIDGGYLYIAQPPLYKVSRGKSEQYLKDERALEDYLIDAGLDDCVYIPGTGGDRSGRDLRALVDDARVVRSILRNLHSRYNRKVIEQAAITGVLNKSIYGNPENAAAAAQYIASRLDNQAEEVERGWIGQYVEGQGFQFERTVRGVKEAAVIDDAFLGSAEARKLDEYTTKLQDVYARSGKLRRKDTEHMVHGPVDLFEAVTEAGRKGISLQRYKGLGEMNPEQLWETTLDTDVRSLLQVKVKEVDEADDIFTKLMGDVVEPRRDFIQEHSLSATIDI, encoded by the coding sequence ATGACAGAACCTGCTCGGCAGACACCTGCCGAAAACGAGCCCTCCAATCCGAGCGATTACGGCGCGGAATCGATCCGCGTGCTCAAGGGTCTCGATGCCGTTCGCAAGCGCCCGGGCATGTATATCGGCGACACCGACGACGGCTCGGGCCTGCACCACATGGTCTACGAAGTCGTCGACAACGCGATCGACGAAGCGCTGGCGGGCCACGCCACGCGCGTCGACGTCGTGCTCAATGCCGACAATTCCGTCACCGTGCGCGACGACGGCCGCGGCATTCCCGTCGACATCCACAAGGGCGAAGGAATCTCGGCGGCCGAGGTCATCATGACCCAGCTGCACGCCGGCGGAAAGTTCGACCAGAACTCCTACAAGGTCTCCGGCGGCCTGCACGGTGTCGGCGTCTCCGTCGTCAACGCGCTGTCGAGCAAGCTTGGCTTGCGAATCTGGCGCGACAACAAGGAGCACTACATCGAGTTCGCCCATGGCGATGCCGTCGCACCGCTGGTGGTGGTCGGCGACGCGCCGGGCAAACGCGGCACCGAAGTGACGTTCCTCGCTTCGGGCGAGACCTTCAAGAACATCGAATATGATTTCGCCACGCTCGAGCATCGGCTGCGCGAGCTCGCCTTTCTCAATTCCGGCGTCAACATCGCCCTCTCCGACATGCGTCACGCAGTGGAGAAGCGCGAGGAGATGCACTATTCCGGCGGCGTCGAGGAATTCGTCAAATATCTCGACCGCAACAAGAAGGCGATCGTGCCTGCGCCGATCATGGTGCGCGCGGAAGCCAACGGCATTGGCGTCGAGGCGGCCTTGTGGTGGAACGACAGCTACCACGAGAACGTGCTGTGCTTCACCAACAACATCCCGCAGCGGGACGGCGGCACCCATCTCGCCGGCTTCCGCGGCGCGCTGACGCGCCAGGTCAACGGCTATGCCGAGGCCAATGCGAAAAAGGAAAAGATCGCGCTGACCGGCGACGATTGCCGCGAAGGCCTCACCGCCGTGCTGTCGGTGAAGGTGCCCGATCCGAAATTTTCGTCGCAGACCAAGGACAAGCTGGTGTCCTCGGAAGTGCGCCCCGTGGTCGAGAACGTGCTCAACGAGGCGCTCCAGGCCTGGTTCGAGGAGCATCCGAGCGAAGCCAAGATGATCGTCGGCAAGGTGATCCAGGCCGCCGCCGCGCGTGAGGCTGCGCGAAAGGCGCGCGAATTGACGCGCAAGAGCCCGCTCTCGGTCTCCTCGCTGCCCGGCAAGCTCGCCGACTGCCAGGAGAAGGATCCGGCCAAATCCGAACTCTTCATCGTCGAGGGTGACTCGGCAGGCGGCAGCGCCAAGCAGGGCCGCAACCGCGAATTCCAGGCGGTGCTGCCGCTGCGCGGCAAGATCCTCAACGTCGAACGCGTACGCCCCGACAAGATGCTGTCGTCGGAACAGATCGGCACGCTGATCACCGCGCTCGGCACCGGCATCAGCGACGAGTTCTCGATCGAGAAGCTGCGCTATCACAAGATCATCGTGATGACGGACGCCGACGTCGACGGCGCCCACATCCGCACGCTGCTGCTGACCTTCTTCTACCGGCAGATGCGCGACATCATCGACGGCGGCTATCTCTATATCGCCCAGCCGCCGCTCTATAAGGTCTCACGCGGCAAGTCCGAGCAGTATCTGAAGGACGAGAGGGCGCTGGAGGACTATCTGATCGACGCCGGCCTCGACGACTGCGTGTACATCCCCGGCACCGGCGGCGACCGGTCCGGCCGCGATCTGCGCGCGCTGGTCGACGACGCCCGCGTGGTCCGCAGCATCCTGCGCAATCTGCACAGCCGCTATAACCGCAAGGTGATCGAGCAGGCCGCCATCACCGGCGTGCTGAACAAGTCGATCTACGGCAATCCCGAGAACGCTGCGGCCGCCGCACAATACATCGCGAGCCGGCTGGACAATCAGGCCGAAGAGGTCGAGCGCGGCTGGATCGGGCAATATGTGGAAGGCCAGGGCTTCCAGTTCGAGCGCACCGTGCGCGGCGTCAAGGAAGCCGCTGTGATCGACGATGCGTTCCTGGGGTCGGCCGAAGCCCGCAAGCTCGACGAGTACACAACGAAGCTACAGGACGTCTACGCCCGCTCCGGCAAGCTGCGGCGCAAGGATACCGAGCACATGGTCCATGGCCCGGTCGACCTGTTCGAGGCGGTGACCGAGGCCGGCCGCAAGGGCATCTCACTGCAGCGCTACAAAGGTCTCGGCGAGATGAACCCGGAGCAGCTCTGGGAGACGACGCTCGACACCGACGTGCGCTCGCTACTGCAGGTGAAGGTCAAGGAGGTCGACGAGGCCGACGACATCTTCACCAAGCTGATGGGCGACGTGGTCGAGCCGCGCCGCGACTTCATCCAGGAACATTCGCTGAGCGCGACGATCGACATCTGA